A part of Drosophila bipectinata strain 14024-0381.07 chromosome 3L, DbipHiC1v2, whole genome shotgun sequence genomic DNA contains:
- the Nprl3 gene encoding GATOR complex protein NPRL3, which yields MEANVNPLAVILVYFDSKGDRLLYRYPYQTLGQTKTASEDQRKSRKRNPFAVTHVDDLLQTPSQVVASQTGQGQLQGFADDVLSALFAVKPQLCNQKFELKLNDVRFVSHPTLIPHKEQGSRSAAGTGTSSTTLANPSKKQQMLINIVFALNAQASYSIVKCYHELSKRLGLALKFEEQSSGYLTEQTAQMARTHDEQQQQPLEDTLALIAERCTLAQSLRSIFHDLSNTGLLSTSLNHNLTLCFCLPAKAHQLHKKGSMVDPETIDRCLRALKPYHGMLLLVDFAELLDCVPPTGARMLWQLVDAYNPLISLQSMASKADLSIEHVYKLVSHLVYWAKATIIYPLCETNVYVIAPDAPLHTKSHLVEKFSTRFAGMSLFEVISDFSLPTSIGHLTTPLQQPARQGILAQMVIWMLQHHLLMQLHTYVQFMPSEDEFGDSASASCSQQLRDAPSDEEQEQDPDVDQDELHDGSMLSMTSQPLPVPVSSVSISIGGLHRREASEEQSSLASDNIAVQPSSSHKSNFSITASMSTDNCDSLDSMEDEQKLKELLQVFSEPDRAAIRRIPASANVDDLSLLVKLYQMGYFKSEHHLEEIMYFENLRRSQLLQLLDKFRDVLIIYETEDPAIASMYNTK from the exons ATGGAAGCAAACGTCAATCCCTTGGCTGTCATTCTGGTTTATTTTGACAGCAAAGGAGACCGCCTACTTTATAGGTATCCGTATCAGACGCTGGGGCAGACAAAAACGGCCAGCGAGGATCAGCGCAAGTCCAG AAAGCGCAATCCCTTCGCTGTGACGCATGTGGATGACTTGCTGCAGACTCCGTCACAGGTGGTTGCCTCCCAAACAGGACAGGGCCAGCTCCAGGGCTTTGCTGATGATGTGCTTTCCGCACTGTTCGCGGTTAAGCCGCAGTTGTGCAACCAAAAATTCGAGCTCAAGCTGAACGACGTCCGTTTCGTGAGCCACCCCACCCTGATTCCCCATAAGGAGCAAGGCTCCAGGAGCGCAGCAGGGACTGGAACAAGTTCTACGACCTTGGCGAATCCCTCTAAAAAACAGCAGATGCTGATAAATATTGTGTTTGCGTTGAACGCCCAGGCCAGCTATTCAATAGTCAAGTGCTATCATGAGCTGAGTAAGCGCTTAGGTTTGGCGCTGAAGTTTGAGGAACAAAGTAGTGGCTACCTCACCGAGCAGACCGCACAAATGGCCCGCACCCACgacgagcagcagcagcagccactgGAGGACACCCTGGCGTTGATAGCTGAGCGCTGCACTTTAGCGCAATCGCTGCGCTCAATCTTTCACGACCTGAGCAACACGGGCTTGCTAAGCACATCGCTAAACCACAACCTGACCCTCTGCTTTTGCCTGCCAGCCAAGGCGCACCAGCTGCACAAGAAGGGAAGCATGGTGGACCCGGAAACCATAGACCGATGCCTTCGCGCCCTAAAGCCTTATCACGGCATGCTGTTGTTGGTAGACTTTGCCGAGTTGCTGGACTGCGTCCCGCCAACGGGTGCCCGAATGCTGTGGCAACTGGTGGATGCCTATAATCCACTGATAAGCCTGCAGAGTATGGCCTCTAAAGCGGATCTAAGCATCGAACATGTCTACAAGTTAGTCTCGCATCTTGTGTACTGGGCCAAGGCCACTATAATTTATCCGTTGTGCGAAACTAATGTGTATGTCATTGCACCAGACGCCCCTCTTCACACGAAATCTCATCTGGTGGAGAAGTTCTCGACCCGTTTCGCAGGCATGTCGCTCTTCGAAGTAATCTCGGACTTCTCGCTGCCCACCAGCATCGGCCATCTGACTACTCCGTTACAGCAGCCGGCGCGCCAAGGCATCCTCGCCCAGATGGTAATTTGGATGCTGCAGCACCACCTTCTCATGCAGCTGCACACGTACGTGCAGTTTATGCCCAGCGAGGACGAGTTTGGGGACTCGGCTTCCGCCTCCTGCAGCCAACAGCTGCGAGATGCTCCCAGCGACGAGGAACAGGAGCAAGATCCAGACGTAGACCAGGATGAACTTCACGATGGCTCCATGCTAAGCATGACCAGCCAGCCGTTGCCCGTGCCCGTATCCTCTGTATCAATTTCGATTGGTGGACTCCATCGCCGCGAAGCATCTGAGGAGCAATCTTCGCTGGCATCAGACAACATTGCCGTGCAGCCATCATCCAGCCATAAGTCCAACTTTAGCATTACCGCCTCCATGAGCACGGACAACTGCGACAGCCTTGACTCGATGGAAGATGAACAGAAGCTCAAGGAGCTGCTGCAGGTGTTTAGTGAGCCAGATCGCGCTGCCATTCGGCGTATTCCAGCGTCCGCTAACGTCGATGATCTCTCGCTGCTGGTCAAGCTCTACCAGATGGGGTACTTCAAGAGCGAACACCACTTGGAAGAGATCATGTACTTTGAAAATTTACGCCGCTCCCAGCTGCTGCAGCTACTTGACAAGTTCCGCGACGTTTTGATTATATACGAGACTGAAGATCCGGCTATCGCCTCCATGTACAATACTAAGTAG
- the LOC122322337 gene encoding uncharacterized protein has protein sequence MSFSHKCSICWVKSDCLVDRNGQRISARRCFDGLREFLCVDCAYAEEHAYWVRSREAQRIRKETENATKALDNKNGGIKEENANGLILQVPQSQRLEPADILAPIIEMAPEAASGLESTNIFETENLKSIGILTGRIEKSESHETASNSNDSARTRILRKREASKENDTNQLTKTKQMKVTEDKNNQKRASSGYQCQKCPPSFLKCLLEMQNRNHNRDRPYQCSKCPKAFSRAT, from the coding sequence ATGAGCTTTTCGCATAAATGTAGTATTTGTTGGGTAAAGTCCGACTGCCTTGTGGATCGCAACGGACAAAGAATCTCCGCGCGGCGCTGCTTTGACGGATTGAGGGAGTTTCTATGCGTGGATTGCGCGTACGCTGAGGAACATGCCTATTGGGTGAGGAGCCGGGAGGCGCAACGCATTCGGAAGGAGACCGAAAATGCTACGAAGGCTTTGGATAATAAGAATGGTGGCATAAAAGAAGAAAATGCGAACGGACTAATATTGCAGGTTCCACAATCCCAACGTCTTGAGCCAGCGGACATCCTCGCACCTATCATCGAAATGGCTCCAGAGGCCGCCAGCGGCCTCGAATCTACTAATATATTTGAGACAGAAAACCTCAAGTCGATTGGAATATTAACAGGCAGGATTGAAAAATCGGAATCCCATGAGACAGCATCTAACTCCAATGATTCCGCTCGTACACGTATACTTCGCAAAAGGGAAGCTTCAAAGGAAAATGATACAAATCAGTTGACAAAAACCAAGCAGATGAAGGTCACCGAAGACAAAAACAACCAAAAGCGAGCATCAAGTGGCTACCAATGTCAGAAATGTCCACCATCCTTCTTGAAATGCTTGCTTGAAATGCAGAATCGCAACCACAATCGGGATCGCCCGTACCAGTGCTCCAAATGCCCAAAAGCTTTCAGTCGGGCCACCTGA
- the LOC108127511 gene encoding zinc finger protein Paris — MCRVCMAEATVLVKLDEIGTFTDKLSEDLKNCNESEVSPGFLLQECSGGPVETGEFFPQVMCELCIKKLRQAYHFKRRYKRSMETLKMMKTEANDHEVCDFLESEDWELIDRIQRKNGDAEDGKDVEDSKEVEVKMEEDSEEFIEEPKKKAFLLHVILQ; from the exons AGTCCTCGTGAAATTGGACGAAATCGGGACATTCACCGATAAGCTCTCGGAAGACCTCAAGAACTGCAATGAGTCGGAGGTCTCGCCTGGATTCCTGCTGCAAGAATGCAGTGGAGGTCCCGTGGAAACTGGAGAATTCTTTCCTCAAGTGATGTGCGAGCTGTGCATAAAAAAACTCCGACAGGCCTATCATTTTAAGCGACGCTATAAAAGGAGCATGGAAACACTCAAAATGATGAAGACGGAGGCGAACGACCACGAAGTGTGCGATTTTTTGGAAAGTGAAGACTGGGAGCTGATTGACCGCATCCAGAGGAAAAACGGGGATGCAGAGGATGGCAAGGATGTAGAGGACAGCAAGGAGGTGGAAGTCAAGATGGAGGAGGATTCTGAGGAGTTTATAGAGGAGCCAAAGAAGAAG GCTTTTCTGCTGCATGTGATTCTCCAGTGA